In Nitrospira sp., the genomic window CCGGCCGATACGAAGATTTGCGCGACGCGTTAGTCAAACTACGATTAAACGACTCCTCGTTCGTCTATGAACCTGAGACATCGCTCGCGTTAGGATTCGGCTTTCGCTGTGGGTTTTTGGGCCTGCTGCATATGGAAATCATTCAGGAACGGCTCGAGCGTGAGTACAATCTCACGCTCCTCACGACGGCTCCGACCGTCGTCTATCGTCTCCTCACCACGAAGGGCGAGGTACTGGAGGTCAATAATCCGTCGCAGCTCCCGCCTCCCAGTAGCATTGACTCATTTGAAGAGCCGTTTATTTTGGCCTCGATCATCACGCCCGAACGATATATGGGGGCCATCCTCCAGCTCTGTCAGGAACGCCGAGGCATTCAAAAGGGCCTGAGTTTTCTCGATCCGACCAGGGTCATGATCAGTTATGAACTGCCTCTTAACGAGGTCATTCTCGATTTTTACGATAAGCTCAAGTCGCGCACACAGGGCTATGCGTCGCTTGACTATGAAGTGCTTGGCTACCGCAACTCCGATCTTGTCAGGCTCGATATTCTCTTGAACGGTGAAGCGGTCGATGCCCTGTCGTTTATCACGCATAAAGATCGTTCTGTTCAGCGTGGGCGGCAGCTTGCTGAGAAGATGAAAGAGCTGATTCCACGGCAGATGTATGAGATTGCGATTCAGGCGGCGATCGGCAGTAAGGTCGTTGCGCGTGAGACCATCGGTGCGATGAAGAAGAATGTGCTGGCAAAATGCTATGGTGGCGATATCACGAGGAAGCGCAAGTTGCTGGAAAAACAGAAGGAAGGGAAGAAGCGCATGAAAGCGGTCGGCAGTGTTGAGGTCCCGCAGGAAGCGTTCCTGGCGATCTTGAAGGTTGGAGACGAATGAGCCTCGATCAGAATCCGAGAAATGTGGATAAGTTGCCAGGTGCTCCGCGTGGGGGGGGAGATCAGGCCGCGCTCTCGGAGGCCAAACTCGCCGACAACACGGACCAATCGGGGCGAAAGTCTCTTGTCCGGGAATATGCGGAAGCGATCATTGTGGCGATGCTCCTGGCATTTGCCATCCGCGTGTTCGTCGTGCAAGCATTTAAGATTCCATCAGGATCAATGATTCCGACCTTGCAGATCGGCGATCATATTTTGGTCAGTAAGCTCTCCTATGGCCTGCAGTGGCCGACGGACTGTAAAGTGCTATGGAGTTTCCCACCGCTCAATTGCTACACGTCCGAAACGGTTGTGACGTTCGGCAAGCCGCAGCGGGGCGACATCATCGTATTTCGGTTTCCCGAGGATGAAGAGAAAGATTTCATCAAACGCATTGTCGGTCTGCCAGGGGATATTGTCCAACTGAAGAATAAGAGCGTCCTTGTAAACGGCCAGCCACTCGACGATAAAGCCTTTACGCAACGAATCGATCCCGGCGTCATTGATGGGACGATCAACCCCCGCGATAATTTTGGACCGGTGACGGTTCCGGATGGATCGTATTTCGTGATGGGCGATAATCGCGACCAAAGTCTGGACAGCCGGTTTTGGGGCTATGTGCGCGAAGAAAAGATTCGTGGGAGAGCGTTCCGTATCTATTGGTCCTGGAATGGGCAGGGAAATTGGACGGAGTGGGTCAGATGGGAACGATTCGGAAAGGCGATTCAATAACAAAACGCAGCGTCTCTTCCCTTCCGAGTGCAGACTCGAATGGGAAGAGTGATGCGTTGTCGCCCAAGGTGCTCCGAGAGTATCTTCAGCGATTTCCGCAGGCATCGATTCTCGTTGTCGGCGACCTCATTCTCGATCACTATGTGATGGGACGGGTCAGCCGGATTTCCCCAGAAGCTCCGGTTCCGGTAGTTCATGTTGAGTCGGAATCTCTGCGGCTTGGTGGGGCTGCGAATGTGTTCAACAATGTCTTGGCGCTTGGCGGAAAGGCCGATCTCTGCGGTGTGATTGGGTCGGATGAAAGCGGGCGTCTGTTGATGAAGGAGCTCGGCAACAAACGATCAAGCCGCGGGGGGGTGGTGATCGACCATGATCGCCCGACGACCAGAAAAAGTCGCGTGATCGCGCATAACCAGCAGATTGTACGGTATGACATCGAGGGACGGAGCGAACTGAAAGTCGCGCTGCGGCAGAAGATTCTCCGGTATGTGGAGTCACGGATTCGAGAGTTGTCCTGTATCGTGGTGTCGGACTATGCCAAGGGAGTCGTGTCGCCGGCACTCATGTCCGACCTCATACGACTTGCTGCGTTGAGAAAAGTTCCGGTCATTGTCGATCCGAAGGTCGAACATTTCAGCTACTACAAAGGCGTCACCGTGCTGACGCCGAATCATCTTGAAGCGGCTCAAGCCTCTGGGTTGCACGGAGACAGTGACCAGACGATCGACGAAGCCGGCGCGATGATTCGGCAGCGTCTCGGATGTCAGTCCGTCTTGATTACACGCGGTGAAAAAGGCATGAGCTTGTATGAGCGCAACGGCGCGTCGTGGCATTTGCCGACGAAGGCTCGGCAGGTCTACGACGTCACCGGTGCCGGGGATACGGTCATCGGAACCTTGGCGCTGGCCCTGTCGGCTGGAGCCAGCATCAAGACCGGAGCGGTTATGGCGAATTATGCGGCAGGAATCGTGGTGGGTATGGTCGGCACCGCGACGGTCTTGCCGAAACAGTTGTCCGAGGCGTTTGGAGATGAATAAGGGTTCACGGTCCGTCACCGTTGTGATTCCAGCTCGATATGGCTCGTCACGGTTCCCGGGCAAGCCGCTCGTCGAGCTGAATGGGAAGCCGATGATTCAACATGTCTATGAACAGGCTGTGGCCTGCCGTGCCGTTTCGAGCGTGTTAGTTGCGACCGATGATGAGCGCATCAAGCAAGCCGTCGAGGCCTTTGGTGGACGTGTGGTCCTTGTCGTCGGTGACTATAAGACCGGAACAGACCGCGTCGCGGCAGTGGCTCGCATGTTTGCGGGAGAGTACTTTTTGGACTTACAGGGCGATGAGATTCCACTGAACCCAGAGTTGTTGACTGATCTTATTGAGCCGTTTCTTGAAAGCGGCGTCGGCATAGGGACGTTGAAGCGGGTCATGGACTCTCTAGAGGATCTCCACAATTCCGCAGTGGTCAAAGTCGTGACGGACGCCAAAGGCGAGGCCCTGTACTTTTCCCGATCTCCGATCCCATTCGTCCGTGATGAGCCAGGAAGGCAGGTGATCGGAGGGCTCCACTACATCCATCTGGGCTTGTACATGTATACGAAGGAGACTTTACTGCGATTCGCGGCTCTGCCGTCCAGTCGTTTGGAGGACGCCGAAAAGCTTGAACAACTCCGTGCATTGGACCATGGGATTCGTATTCGGGTGTGGGAAACCAAACACGCCTCGTTGCGAGTTGACCGTCCTGAAGATGTGCCTGACGTCGCGGAACGCCTGCAGCAATACGAGGCGGTCAGGCGTGAGTTGCAGAACAGTGGGGTATTGTTTAAACGATGAGAAGTATATTCGAATTGGGGTGCTCTGACGTCCAACAGAGGGGACAACCATGAGCAAGTTTATTTTCGTGACTGGCGGCGTGGTCTCATCACTTGGGAAAGGGCTGGCGTCGGCTTCTATCGGAAATCTGTTGGAAAGCCGAGGCTTGAGAATCACCTTTCTAAAGTTGGATCCCTATATCAACGTCGACCCCGGCACGATGAACCCCTATCAACACGGAGAGGTCTTTGTCACGGACGACGGAGCGGAGACGGATCTTGACCTGGGACATTATGAGCGATTCACCTCGTTATCGCTGACGAAAGAGAGCAATTACACGACCGGTCGAATCTATCACTCGGTTATCACGAAAGAGCGTCGCGGGGATTATCTTGGTGGAACGGTCCAGGTCGTCCCGCATGTGACGGATGAGATCAAACAGGCGATCATGCGCATCTCCAAAGGCGTCGATGTGACGATCGTCGAGATCGGCGGCACGGTCGGCGACATTGAAAGCTTACCGTTTCTCGAGGCCATTAGGCAGATGCCGTACGACGTCGGGCGCGACAATGTGTTGTATGTCCACTTGACCCTCGTGCCCTACATCGGGGCGGCTGGTGAATTGAAAACCAAGCCGACGCAACATTCAGTCAACAAGCTTCGTGAGATCGGCATTCAGCCCCATATCCTCTTGTGCCGCACCGACCGGTATATTCCCCCGGAGCTCAAGGGCAAGATTGCCATGTTCTGTAATGTGGATAAGGATGCGGTCATCACGGCCAAAGATGTCGAGACCATCTACGAGGTTCCGATCGTCTTCAGAAAAGAGGGGTTGGACGAATTGATTGTTCGTCAGCTTCATCTGGAGACCGGCCAGCCTAATCTTCGCGAGTGGGATGCGATGATCCAGAAGATTAAGCGGCCAAAGCATGAAATTTCCGTTGCATTGGTAGGCAAGTATGTGGGGCTGAAAGAATGTTACAAGAGCCTGGGAGAAGCGCTGGTTCACGGTGGAATCGATCATGAGACCAAGGTCAACATCAATTGGATCGAGTCCGAAGACATCGAGCGGCAAGGGACGGAGCGTATCCTACGCGAGGCTGATGGCATCTTGATCCCCGGTGGATTTGGGACGAGGGGGATCGAGGGAAAAGTGACGGCCATTAGGTATGCGCGGGAACGTCAGGTCCCGTTTCTCGGTCTGTGTTTAGGGATGCAATGTGCTGCGATCGAGTTTGCGAGAAATGTAGCCGGATTGGCCGGTGCCAACAGCGCCGAGTTTGACGAGCACACCCCCCATCCGGTGATCAATCTCATGCCCGATCAGCAGGGCGTGAGCGACAAGGGTGGGACCATGCGACTGGGCTCGTATCTTTGCAAGTTGAGCGACGGGACGCTGGCGCAGAAAACGTATGGGGTGAGCGAGGTGCGTGAACGCCATCGCCATCGCTATGAATTCAACAATGCCTATCGAGAGCAGCTGATCTCGAAGGGGCTGGCCTTGAGTGGAGTGTCTCCCGATGGTCGCCTTGTCGAGATTATTGAGTTGAAGGATCACCCCTGGTTTTTAGGCACCCAGTTCCATCC contains:
- the lepB gene encoding signal peptidase I, which produces MSLDQNPRNVDKLPGAPRGGGDQAALSEAKLADNTDQSGRKSLVREYAEAIIVAMLLAFAIRVFVVQAFKIPSGSMIPTLQIGDHILVSKLSYGLQWPTDCKVLWSFPPLNCYTSETVVTFGKPQRGDIIVFRFPEDEEKDFIKRIVGLPGDIVQLKNKSVLVNGQPLDDKAFTQRIDPGVIDGTINPRDNFGPVTVPDGSYFVMGDNRDQSLDSRFWGYVREEKIRGRAFRIYWSWNGQGNWTEWVRWERFGKAIQ
- the kdsB gene encoding 3-deoxy-manno-octulosonate cytidylyltransferase, producing the protein MNKGSRSVTVVIPARYGSSRFPGKPLVELNGKPMIQHVYEQAVACRAVSSVLVATDDERIKQAVEAFGGRVVLVVGDYKTGTDRVAAVARMFAGEYFLDLQGDEIPLNPELLTDLIEPFLESGVGIGTLKRVMDSLEDLHNSAVVKVVTDAKGEALYFSRSPIPFVRDEPGRQVIGGLHYIHLGLYMYTKETLLRFAALPSSRLEDAEKLEQLRALDHGIRIRVWETKHASLRVDRPEDVPDVAERLQQYEAVRRELQNSGVLFKR
- the rfaE1 gene encoding D-glycero-beta-D-manno-heptose-7-phosphate kinase, producing MGTIRKGDSITKRSVSSLPSADSNGKSDALSPKVLREYLQRFPQASILVVGDLILDHYVMGRVSRISPEAPVPVVHVESESLRLGGAANVFNNVLALGGKADLCGVIGSDESGRLLMKELGNKRSSRGGVVIDHDRPTTRKSRVIAHNQQIVRYDIEGRSELKVALRQKILRYVESRIRELSCIVVSDYAKGVVSPALMSDLIRLAALRKVPVIVDPKVEHFSYYKGVTVLTPNHLEAAQASGLHGDSDQTIDEAGAMIRQRLGCQSVLITRGEKGMSLYERNGASWHLPTKARQVYDVTGAGDTVIGTLALALSAGASIKTGAVMANYAAGIVVGMVGTATVLPKQLSEAFGDE
- a CDS encoding CTP synthase — encoded protein: MSKFIFVTGGVVSSLGKGLASASIGNLLESRGLRITFLKLDPYINVDPGTMNPYQHGEVFVTDDGAETDLDLGHYERFTSLSLTKESNYTTGRIYHSVITKERRGDYLGGTVQVVPHVTDEIKQAIMRISKGVDVTIVEIGGTVGDIESLPFLEAIRQMPYDVGRDNVLYVHLTLVPYIGAAGELKTKPTQHSVNKLREIGIQPHILLCRTDRYIPPELKGKIAMFCNVDKDAVITAKDVETIYEVPIVFRKEGLDELIVRQLHLETGQPNLREWDAMIQKIKRPKHEISVALVGKYVGLKECYKSLGEALVHGGIDHETKVNINWIESEDIERQGTERILREADGILIPGGFGTRGIEGKVTAIRYARERQVPFLGLCLGMQCAAIEFARNVAGLAGANSAEFDEHTPHPVINLMPDQQGVSDKGGTMRLGSYLCKLSDGTLAQKTYGVSEVRERHRHRYEFNNAYREQLISKGLALSGVSPDGRLVEIIELKDHPWFLGTQFHPEYSSRPHRPHPLFSGFVGAALRKKLGH